From one Accipiter gentilis chromosome 3, bAccGen1.1, whole genome shotgun sequence genomic stretch:
- the CTSO gene encoding cathepsin O isoform X2 — translation MARPTARPGWSMRVLALAFLCCLLQAGSAALLAPAGTRLGEEGGGGGQGRPPWDGGGREKAAAAAALRESAKRIRLLNSSSKDNATAFYGINQFSHLFPEEFKAIYLRSIPHKLPRYVKVPKGEEKLLPKKFDWRDKKVIAEVRNQQTCGGCWAFSVVGGIQSAYAIKGNNLEELSVQQVIDCSYTNYGCSGGSTVSALSWLNQTKVKLVRDSEYTFKAQTGLCHYFDHSDFGVSIRGFAAYDFSGQEEEMMRMLVNWGPLAVTVDAVSWQDYLGGIIQYHCSSGRANHAVLITGFDRTGIADTVSSVFV, via the exons ATGGCGCGACCCACCGCTCGCCCTGGCTGGTCGATGAGGGTGCTGGCGTTGGCgtttctctgctgcctgctgcaggcggGCAGCGCCGCCCTCCTGGCGCCTGCAGGCACCCGGCTTGGGGAGGAGGGCGGTGGCGGTGGTCAGGGCCGCCCTCCGTGGGACGGAGGCGGCCGGGagaaagcggcggcggcggcggccctcCGG gaaagtgCTAAAAGAATTAGATTACTGAATTCATCATCAAAAGATAATGCGACTGCTTTCTATGGAATAAATCAGTTTTCTCACCTGTTTCCTGAAGAGTTCAAAG CTATTTATTTAAGAAGCATACCTCACAAACTTCCAAGATACGTAAAAGTgccaaagggagaggaaaaacttTTACCAAAGAAGTTTGACTGGAGGGACAAGAAAGTCATTGCAGAAGTGAGAAATCAGCAAACA TGTGGAGGCTGCTGGGCTTTCAGCGTTGTGGGTGGTATACAGTCTGCCTATGCAATTAAAGGAAATAACCTGGAAGAACTCAGCGTACAGCAGGTTATTGACTGTTCATACACTAATTATGGCTGCAGCGGGGGATCTACTGTTAGTGCTTTGAGCTGGCTGAACCAG acaaaagtaaaactcgtgagggATTCAGAATACACTTTTAAAGCTCAGACAGGACTGTGCCATTATTTTGATCACTCAGATTTTGGAGTTTCAATAAGAGGATTTGCTGCATATGACTTCAG CGGTCAAGAAGAAGAAATGATGAGGATGCTTGTTAACTGGGGCCCATTGGCAGTAACAGTAGATGCGGTTAGCTGGCAGGATTATCTTGGAGGGATCATACAATATCACTGCTCCAGTGGCAGAGCAAATCATGCTGTTCTTATCACTGGTTTCGACAGAACAG GTATAGCAGATACAGTTTCATCAGTATTTGTTTGA
- the CTSO gene encoding cathepsin O isoform X1, translating to MARPTARPGWSMRVLALAFLCCLLQAGSAALLAPAGTRLGEEGGGGGQGRPPWDGGGREKAAAAAALRESAKRIRLLNSSSKDNATAFYGINQFSHLFPEEFKAIYLRSIPHKLPRYVKVPKGEEKLLPKKFDWRDKKVIAEVRNQQTCGGCWAFSVVGGIQSAYAIKGNNLEELSVQQVIDCSYTNYGCSGGSTVSALSWLNQTKVKLVRDSEYTFKAQTGLCHYFDHSDFGVSIRGFAAYDFSGQEEEMMRMLVNWGPLAVTVDAVSWQDYLGGIIQYHCSSGRANHAVLITGFDRTGSIPYWIVQNSWGPTWGIDGYVRVKIGGNVCGIADTVSSVFV from the exons ATGGCGCGACCCACCGCTCGCCCTGGCTGGTCGATGAGGGTGCTGGCGTTGGCgtttctctgctgcctgctgcaggcggGCAGCGCCGCCCTCCTGGCGCCTGCAGGCACCCGGCTTGGGGAGGAGGGCGGTGGCGGTGGTCAGGGCCGCCCTCCGTGGGACGGAGGCGGCCGGGagaaagcggcggcggcggcggccctcCGG gaaagtgCTAAAAGAATTAGATTACTGAATTCATCATCAAAAGATAATGCGACTGCTTTCTATGGAATAAATCAGTTTTCTCACCTGTTTCCTGAAGAGTTCAAAG CTATTTATTTAAGAAGCATACCTCACAAACTTCCAAGATACGTAAAAGTgccaaagggagaggaaaaacttTTACCAAAGAAGTTTGACTGGAGGGACAAGAAAGTCATTGCAGAAGTGAGAAATCAGCAAACA TGTGGAGGCTGCTGGGCTTTCAGCGTTGTGGGTGGTATACAGTCTGCCTATGCAATTAAAGGAAATAACCTGGAAGAACTCAGCGTACAGCAGGTTATTGACTGTTCATACACTAATTATGGCTGCAGCGGGGGATCTACTGTTAGTGCTTTGAGCTGGCTGAACCAG acaaaagtaaaactcgtgagggATTCAGAATACACTTTTAAAGCTCAGACAGGACTGTGCCATTATTTTGATCACTCAGATTTTGGAGTTTCAATAAGAGGATTTGCTGCATATGACTTCAG CGGTCAAGAAGAAGAAATGATGAGGATGCTTGTTAACTGGGGCCCATTGGCAGTAACAGTAGATGCGGTTAGCTGGCAGGATTATCTTGGAGGGATCATACAATATCACTGCTCCAGTGGCAGAGCAAATCATGCTGTTCTTATCACTGGTTTCGACAGAACAG GTAGTATCCCTTACTGGATTGTACAGAACTCTTGGGGGCCTACATGGGGAATAGATGGCTATGTTCGTGTTAAGATAGGTGGCAATGTCTGTG GTATAGCAGATACAGTTTCATCAGTATTTGTTTGA
- the TDO2 gene encoding tryptophan 2,3-dioxygenase: MSGCPFAGNSYLLNFNKLSLEDEKDDKSQEGINKASKGGLVYGDYLQLNKILNAQELQSEKKGNKIHDEHLFIVTHQAYELWFKQILWEMDSVRVIFQNGQVRDERNMLKVITRMNRISMILKLLVEQFSVLETMTALDFFDFRYYLSPASGFQSLQFRLLENKIGVPQSLRVPYNRRHYRDNFKGQDYELLLKSEQEPTLLQLVEAWLERTPGLDAEGFDFWGQFEVNVLKGLEEEFALVQAKPESEEKDDDLSEFQKQKDVLLSLFDEKRHEHLLSKGERRLSYKALKGALMIYFYREEPRFQVPFQLLTSLMDIDVLMTKWRYNHVCMVHRMIGSKAGTGGSSGYQYLRSTVSDRYKVFVDLFNLSTFLVPRHWIPKMNPTIHKFLYTAEYCDSSYFSSDDSD, encoded by the exons ATGAGCGGGTGCCCCTTCGCGGGGAACAGTTACCT acTTAATTTTAACAAGCTATCTTTGGAAGATGAAAAAGATGACAAGTCACAAGAAGGGATAAATAAAGCCAGCAAGGGTGGACTTGTCTATGGAGACTACCTACAA ctgAACAAAATATTGAATGCTCAAGAACTTCAGagtgagaagaaaggaaacaaaatccatGATGAGCATCTTTTCATTGTGACGCATCAAG CATATGAACTTTGGTTTAAGCAGATTCTGTGGGAAATGGACTCTGTGCGGGTGATCTTTCAAAATGGCCAA GTAAGAGATGAGAGGAACATGCTGAAGGTTATTACTCGAATGAACAGAATTTCAATGATTCTGAAATTACTTGTGGAACAGTTCTCAGTTTTGGAAACTATGACTGCATTGGACTTCTTTGATTTCAG ATACTACCTAAGCCCAGCCTCAGGTTTTCAGAGCCTGCAGTTTCGCTTGCTAGAGAACAAAATTGGTGTTCCCCAAAGTCTGAGAGTCCCCTATAATAGAAGGCATTATCGAGATAACTTCAAGGGACAGGATTATGAATTACTGCTTAAATCAGAGCAAGAACCAACGCTACTGCAACTTGTGGAG gcATGGCTGGAAAGAACTCCGGGACTCGATGCAGAAGGATTTGATTTCTGGGGACAATTTGAAGTGAATGTTTTAAAAGGTCTAGAAGAGGAATTTGCCTTGGTGCAG GCCAAAccagaatcagaagaaaaagatgatgaCTTATCTGAGTTCCAAAAACAGAAAGATGTATTACTTTCATTATTTGATGAAAAACGCCATGAACACCTGCTTAGTAAAG GAGAAAGACGACTGTCTTATAAAGCACTGAAGGGAGCCTTAATGATCTACTTCTACAG GGAGGAGCCTCGTTTCCAGGTTCCCTTTCAGCTTCTTACCTCCCTTATGGATATTGATGTGCTCATGACCAAGTGGAGAT ATAACCACGTTTGCATGGTGCACAGAATGATTGGCAGCAAGGCTGGCACCGGAGGCTCATCTGGCTACCAGTATTTGCGCTCAACAGTGAG TGACAGATACAAGGTGTTTGTGGATTTATTCAATCTTTCAACGTTTTTAGTGCCAAGACACTGGATACCAAAGATGAACCCAACCATTCATAAATTCCTCTACACAGCAGAATACTGTGACAGCTCCTATTTTAGCAGCGACGACTCTGACTAG